Proteins encoded together in one Acidimicrobiales bacterium window:
- a CDS encoding VOC family protein: MRFNHMELTFAKGTLTDEFREEVDAFYGSVFGWKTTDTEVVGQRCHLLLPDPDQFILLAESSKPMSSPGYDHLGLLQDTRDEVDDLLEACKRYRDKDDRVQIQEYEDLVYPQLTVHAFYVKYLLPIYFDVQSMERR, encoded by the coding sequence GTGCGCTTCAACCACATGGAGCTGACCTTTGCCAAGGGAACGCTGACCGACGAGTTCAGGGAGGAGGTGGACGCCTTCTACGGCTCGGTGTTCGGTTGGAAGACCACCGACACCGAGGTCGTGGGCCAGCGCTGCCACCTGCTCCTCCCGGACCCCGACCAGTTCATCCTCCTGGCCGAGAGCAGCAAGCCGATGAGCTCCCCCGGCTACGACCACCTCGGCCTGCTCCAGGACACACGTGACGAGGTGGACGACCTCCTCGAGGCGTGCAAGCGCTACCGCGACAAGGACGACCGGGTACAGATCCAGGAGTACGAGGACCTGGTCTACCCGCAGCTGACGGTGCACGCCTTCTACGTGAAGTACCTGCTCCCGATCTACTTCGACGTCCAGTCGATGGAGCGCCGCTAA
- a CDS encoding alpha/beta hydrolase, whose protein sequence is MELAYDEAGQGAPPMLFVHGWTCDHTYFAPQFDHFGRHHRVVAVDLRGHGASEAPEGDYGIPVLADDVALTAAKLDLHGAVAVGHSMGAAVVVQLAASYPELVSALVLVDAAPLGSLEEQAALFGPIAENLSGADVGAVRRSFVEGALFLPTDDPALKARVVGEMLRPPDHVALACMRGMGAWDGAAALRAVRAPVLAIHADQAINQPEKLEALSPALRNARTPGVGHFNQLLAPDEVNRLIEEFMA, encoded by the coding sequence GTGGAGCTGGCCTACGACGAGGCGGGCCAAGGTGCGCCGCCGATGCTGTTCGTGCACGGGTGGACGTGTGACCACACCTACTTCGCCCCGCAGTTCGACCATTTCGGGCGCCACCACCGCGTGGTGGCCGTCGACCTGCGCGGCCACGGTGCCAGTGAGGCGCCGGAGGGGGACTACGGGATCCCGGTCCTGGCCGACGATGTGGCGTTGACGGCCGCCAAGCTGGATCTCCACGGCGCGGTGGCGGTCGGCCACAGCATGGGGGCGGCCGTCGTCGTGCAGCTGGCGGCCAGCTACCCCGAGCTCGTGTCGGCGCTGGTGCTGGTCGACGCCGCGCCCCTCGGCTCCCTCGAGGAGCAGGCGGCGCTGTTCGGGCCGATCGCCGAGAACCTCAGCGGAGCCGACGTCGGGGCCGTCAGGAGGTCATTCGTCGAAGGCGCGCTCTTCCTGCCCACCGACGATCCCGCCCTGAAGGCGCGCGTGGTGGGGGAGATGCTGAGGCCGCCGGACCACGTGGCCCTGGCGTGCATGCGCGGCATGGGAGCGTGGGACGGGGCGGCGGCGCTGAGGGCGGTGCGCGCCCCCGTTCTCGCCATCCACGCCGACCAGGCGATCAACCAGCCCGAGAAGCTCGAGGCGCTGTCACCGGCGCTCCGCAACGCCCGCACCCCGGGCGTGGGTCACTTCAACCAGCTGCTGGCGCCCGATGAGGTCAACCGCCTCATCGAGGAGTTCATGGCCTGA